A single genomic interval of Macaca nemestrina isolate mMacNem1 chromosome 14, mMacNem.hap1, whole genome shotgun sequence harbors:
- the LOC139358222 gene encoding uncharacterized protein: protein MGQGATRSKANRVLPRRTRELHASDSAWCTFPLFLSGGGALWVPGRSSRANRKALRAEWGGTEASKGCPNWSFRKVLGRGGEAASGGLAPPAVATVTERAQLSIGASTGAFRCPAMGDQLRWDPVISHVLEV, encoded by the coding sequence ATGGGACAGGGGGCAACTCGCTCCAAAGCCAACCGTGTGCTCCCCCGCCGCACCCGTGAGCTTCACGCCTCGGACAGCGCCTGGTGCACTTTCCCGCTCTTCCTGTCAGGAGGTGGTGCCCTCTGGGTACCAGGCCGCTCGTCCCGGGCCAATCGCAAAGCGCTTAGAGCCGAATGGGGCGGGACAGAGGCAAGCAAGGGTTGTCCCAATTGGAGCTTTCGAAAGGTCCTGGGCAGAGGCGGGGAAGCGGCGAGTGGGGGCCTAGCCCCGCCTGCGGTCGCCACGGTAACCGAGAGGGCGCAGCTCAGCATTGGCGCCAGCACCGGGGCCTTTCGCTGTCCCGCAATGGGTGACCAGTTGAGGTGGGATCCTGTGATCTCTCACGTGCTTGAAGTCTGA